Proteins found in one Sorghum bicolor cultivar BTx623 chromosome 1, Sorghum_bicolor_NCBIv3, whole genome shotgun sequence genomic segment:
- the LOC110429599 gene encoding transcription factor TGA2.2, translating into MADASSRTDTSTVVDMDDKNQRLENGQGGAMVLPSNSSDRSDRSDKPMDQKVLRRLAQNREAARKSRLRKKAYVQQLESSKLKLASLEQELQKARQQGIFISSSGDQTHAMSGNGAMTFDLEYSRWQEDQNKQMNELRTAVNAHASDSDLRLIVDGIMAHYDEIFRLKGIAAKADVFHILSGMWKTPAERCFLWLGGFRSSELLKLLVNQLEPLTEQQLMGLSNLQQSSQQAEDALSQGMEALQQSLAETLAGSLGPSGSSGNVANYMGQMAMAMGKLGTLENFLRQADNLRQQTLHQMQRILTIRQAARALLAIHDYFSRLRALSSLWLARPRE; encoded by the exons ATGGCAGATGCTAGTTCGAGGACTGACACCTCGACTGTTGTAGACATGGATGATAAGAATCAAAGG TTAGAAAATGGACAGGGTGGAGCTATGGTCCTGCCTTCTAATTCATCTGATCGATCTGACAGATCTGACAAACCTATGGACCAAAag GTTTTGCGACGGCTTGCTCAAAATCGTGAGGCAGCACGAAAAAGTCGGCTGAGAAAAAAG GCATATGTGCAACAGCTAGAGAGCAGTAAGCTAAAACTTGCAAGCCTGGAGCAAGAACTCCAGAAAGCTCGACAACAG GGAATCTTCATATCCAGTTCCGGAGATCAAACTCATGCTATGAGTGGAAATG GAGCTATGACCTTCGATTTAGAATATTCTCGATGGCAAGAGGATCAAAATAAGCAGATGAATGAGCTGAGGACTGCAGTAAATGCTCATGCAAGTGATAGTGACCTCCGTCTTATCGTCGATGGGATAATGGCACATTATGATGAGATATTCAGGCTGAAGGGCATTGCTGCAAAGGCTGATGTGTTCCATATACTTTCAGGCATGTGGAAAACACCTGCTGAaaggtgcttcttgtggcttGGGGGTTTCCGTTCGTCTGAGCTTCTAAAG CTCCTTGTGAATCAGCTTGAGCCTCTAACTGAGCAGCAATTGATGGGGTTATCCAATCTCCAGCAATCCTCCCAGCAGGCTGAGGATGCATTGTCACAAGGAATGGAAGCATTGCAGCAGTCCTTGGCAGAAACGCTGGCTGGGTCCCTTGGTCCATCAGGATCTTCTGGAAACGTGGCAAACTATATGGGTCAAATGGCTATGGCCATGGGAAAACTTGGCACACTCGAGAATTTCCTTCGTCAG GCTGACAATCTACGACAGCAGACCTTGCATCAGATGCAACGCATCCTGACAATCCGACAAGCCGCTCGTGCGCTTCTTGCAATCCATGACTACTTTTCACGTTTGCGTGCCCTGAGTTCTCTTTGGCTTGCTAGGCCACGAGAGTAA
- the LOC110432444 gene encoding uncharacterized protein LOC110432444, whose product MSRKSDDDKSKWDQIMESVDMVFDRMNDITTAQQSLSQQVQASLQKVTQVAEQQNIMSQQIRANGQAVANLTLRHMEKEDQYLSDTSTSIVDEEEPDLHNVFAKGKKPMKVSMSKSHKDHPPNPNRESVPRNSLPKIQFPTFEGDNPQIWFDNCENYFSMYSLPEQLWVTASAMHLRDNAAKWWQAYKQTHRKLSWKQFCEAVYNEFGSDDYRTAVTDILSLKQTSTVAEYTTQFQALKFDVSMNGSNVDEQFFTTTYINGLKEDIRAMVEPHTPSTVKQAATIAKIHEGHLDRTKTRNQRQQQYTKPPYQKPDSKPTHTYGNLWRDKQLRDYRKANNLCFSCGEKFEPGHAEVCTKRAKPHVNAMVINDLDKELDEDLLNEIAIEELLNEDFCQLSLNALAGTVAQNCIQLHTTVKNKTMLTLLDTGSSHSFVSAHFVHMAQLPTVPIPHQKVKLANGELMTTTAKVQDLTWYIQGHTFTFSMIVLDLLPYDAILGYDWLVSNSPMECDWATKSLTFQHQGKSVTIKGMPTQPLQVHSMTAKQVYKSTKANDIWAYVFLDTATETTFPPTAVPTVANEDIQLLLHQYADVFTDPQTLPPQRSYDHTIPLVPDAVPFNSRPYHYSPQHKTEIEKQVKYLLEHGLITHSNSPFASPVLLVKKKDGSWRFCVDYRKLNALTVKNKFPLPIIEEILDELQGSRIFTKLDMKSGYHQVRMLPADEHKTAFKTHHGHYQFKVMPFGLTNAPATFQCIMNQVLQPFLRQFVLVFLDDILIYSKTMADHIQHLQEVLEILRANQLYLKASKCSFGQNSLEYLGHIISAQGVATDPTKTQAMIQWPVPTTFTELRAFLGLTGYYRKFVKHYGIIAKPLTAILRHKEFMWSDQAQQAFQTLKQAMTSTPVLALPDFQAQFTVETDACFDGVGAVLMQQGQPIAYLSKALSSKHQHLSIYENEFLALILAVDKWRHYLQRQEFIILTDHKSLAYLAEQTLHSEMQKKAMTRLMGLQFKIKYRKGKENLAADALSRVAHMLAVQTVTKVQPQWIQEVLNSYTTDPHAQKLISQLSITSPDANVFSSLPVLTDLEATATVPDQVLERRLVKKGNTAITQVLVTWTGLPKDTATWEDYYVVKNRFPAAPAWGQAASPTGGDVTART is encoded by the exons ATGTCGAGGAAGAGTGATGATGATAAGTCTAAGTGGGACCAGATCATGGAAAGTGTTGACATGGTGTTCGACAGGATGAACGACATCACCACTGCTCAGCAGAGCCTCAGCCAACAGGTCCAAGCAAGCCTGCAGAAGGTCACCCAAGTGGCAGAACAGCAAAACATTATGTCCCAGCAAATCCGTGCCAATGGTCAGGCTGTCGCCAATCTCACACTGAGACACATGGAGAAAGAAGATCAGTACTTGAGTGATACTTCCACATCAATAGTTGATGAAGAAGAGCCTGATTTGCACAATGTGTTTGCGAAAGGCAAGAAACCCATGAAAGTCTCCATGTCAAAGAGCCATAAAGACCATCCTCCCAATCCTAACAGAGAATCTGTTCCCAGAAATTCTCTTCCAAAGATCCAATTTCCCACATTTGAGGGGGACAATCCACAAATTTGGTTTGACAATTGTGAAAATTATTTCAGCATGTACTCTCTGCCAGAACAGCTATGGGTAACAGCTTCTGCAATGCATCTTCGAGACAATGCAGCAAAATGGTGGCAGGCCTACAAGCAGACACACAGAAAGCTCAGCTGGAAACAATTCTGTGAGGCTGTCTACAATGAATTTGGCTCAGATGATTACAGAACTGCTGTCACTGATATCTTAagtttgaagcaaaccagcacgGTTGCAGAATATACAACCCAGTTCCAGGCTCTCAAATTTGATGTCTCCATGAATGGATCCAATGTAGATGAGCAGTTCTTTACCACTACTTACATCAATGGCCTCAAAGAAGACATTCGTGCTATGGTAGAGCCTCACACCCCATCCACAGTCAAGCAAGCTGCCACCATTGCCAAAATCCATGAGGGTCATCTGGACAGAACAAAGACAAGAAACCAGCGCCAGCAACAGTATACAAAACCACCCTATCAAAAACCTGATTCCAAACCAACTCACACATATGGCAATTTGTGGAGGGACAAGCAACTCAGGGATTACAGGAAAGCAAACAATCTATGCTTCTCCTGTGGGGAAAAATTTGAACCAGGGCATGCAGAAGTTTGCACAAAGAGAGCCAAACCCCATGTCAATGCCATGGTCATCAATGACTTGGATAAGGAATTGGATGAAGACCTTCTAAATGAGATAGCCATTGAAGAGCTCCTCAATGAGGACTTTTGCCAACTGTCTTTGAATGCATTAGCTGGCACAGTGGCACAAAACTGCATTCAGTTACATACAACAGTGAAGAACAAGACCATGCTCACACTGCTAGATACTGGAAGCTCTCATAGTTTTGTGAGTGCTCACTTTGTCCACATGGCCCAACTTCCAACTGTCCCTATACCACATCAGAAAGTCAAGCTGGCCAATGGGGAGTTGATGACAACAACAGCTAAGGTACAAGACTTAACATGGTACATTCAGGGTCACACTTTCACTTTCAGCATGATTGTTTTGGACCTCCTTCCTTATGATGCAATCTTGGGCTATGATTGGTTAGTCAGTAACAGCCCCATGGAATGTGACTGGGCAACTAAAAGTCTAACATTTCAACACCAAGGCAAATCAGTCACCATCAAGGGCATGCCTACACAACCACTGCAAGTTCATAGCATGACAGCCAAGCAAGTCTACAAATCCACAAAGGCCAATGACATCTGGGCCTATGTGTTCCTGGACACTGCCACAGAAACAACTTTCCCTCCTACAGCAGTACCCACAGTTGCCAATGAGGATATCCAACTCCTACTCCACCAATATGCTGATGTCTTTACAGACCCCCAAACATTACCTCCACAACGCAGCTATGATCATACTATTCCCCTGGTTCCTGATGCAGTACCCTTTAACTCCAGACCATATCATTATTCACCCCAGCACAAAACAGAGATCGAAAAACAAGTCAAATACCTCCTCGAACATGGCCTCATCACCCACAGCAACAGCCCCTTTGCATCCCCTGTGCTGTTGGTCAAGAAAAAGGATGGTAGTTGGCGCTTCTGTGTGGACTACAGAAAATTGAATGCCTTGACAGTAAAAAACAAATTTCCTCTTCCCATCATTGAAGAGATTTTGGATGAACTCCAAGGATCCAGGATATTCACAAAGCTGGACATGAAATCTGGCTATCACCAAGTCAGAATGCTGCCTGCAGATGAGCACAAAACAGCATTCAAGACTCACCATGGCCATTATCAATTCAAAGTGATGCCATTTGGGTTAACAAATGCACCAGCAACTTTTCAATGCATCATGAACCAAGTCTTACAACCCTTCCTACGGCAGTTTGTGTTGGTATTTCTAGATGATATCCTCATTTACAGCAAGACCATGGCAGATCATATCCAGCATTTGCAAGAAGTTCTGGAAATTCTACGAGCCAATCAACTATACTTGAAAGCCAGCAAGTGCTCTTTTGGCCAAAACAGTCTGGAGTATTTGGGTCACATCATCTCTGCTCAAGGAGTTGCAACTGATCCAACAAAAACCCAAGCTATGATACAGTGGCCTGTCCCTACCACTTTCACTGAACTGAGGGCCTTCTTGGGACTCACTGGCTACTATAGAAAGTTTGTCAAACACTATGGCATCATTGCTAAACCACTCACAGCCATACTCAGACACAAGGAATTCATGTGGTCTGACCAAGCTCAACAAGCATTCCAAACACTGAAACAGGCCATGACCTCCACTCCTGTTCTTGCTCTACCAGATTTCCAAGCTCAGTTTACAGTGGAAACAGATGCCTGTTTTGATGGAGTGGGAGCAGTACTAATGCAACAGGGTCAACCCATAGCCTACTTAAGTAAGGCCTTATCCTCAAAGCATCAGCACCTATCCATCTATGAGAACGAATTCTTGGCTTTGATCCTAGCTGTGGACAAATGGAGACACTACCTACAGCGCCAGGAGTTCATCATCTTAACTGATCACAAGTCATTGGCCTACCTCGCTGAGCAAACACTACACTCTGAAATGCAAAAGAAAGCAATGACTAGATTGATGGGCCTGCAATTCAAAATCAAGTATCGCAAAGGCAAGGAAAACCTGGCTGCTGATGCCCTCTCTAGGGTGGCCCACATGTTGGCAGTTCAAACAGTGACCAAGGTCCAGCCACAGTGGATTCAAGAGGTACTGAATTCATATACTACTGACCCTCATGCACAAAAGCTCATCAGCCAACTCTCCATCACTAGTCCTGATGCTAATG TGTTTTCTTCTTTGCCTGTTCTGACCGACCTGGAAGCTACAGCGACGGTCCCTGATCAGGTACTGGAGCGGCGCCTCGTCAAGAAAGGCAACACGGCAATCACTCAAGTCTTGGTCACCTGGACAGGACTTCCAAAAGACACAGCCACATGGGAGGACTACTACGTCGTCAAGAACAGGTTTCCAGCTGCACCTGCTTGGGGACAAGCAGCTTCTCCGACCGGGGGAGATGTCACGGCACGCACATGA